One window from the genome of Paenibacillus azoreducens encodes:
- a CDS encoding deoxyribonuclease IV yields MLKIGSHVSFSDKGLLSATNEAISYGSSSFMIYTGAPQNTRRKPIESMYLEEGKQLMKESGFEEIVVHAPYIINLGSYKPNTFELAVSFLQEEIRRTHAIGVKNIVLHPGAFTDKDAAYGIDRIAEGLNEVLNGTDQTEVHIALETMAGKGTEMGRTFEEIARIIEKVKQDERLTICMDTCHIHDAGYDIVNDIDGVLEDFDRIVGLERIKVVHINDSKNPLGAAKDRHAPIGSGWIGFDAINKVVHHEKLAGRPFILETPWIGKDAKTQRPMYEIEIALLRGSVSERFGAEFMNQVEDLHAFYAKQDIDPRQYVLDVWSLLKNDAKAKKADSREPLERLYDMVAEANLFPDLSEEQINQRLIACLAGKDALK; encoded by the coding sequence ATGCTAAAAATCGGTTCTCATGTGTCCTTTTCGGACAAGGGCCTGTTAAGTGCAACAAACGAAGCCATCAGCTATGGATCAAGCTCGTTTATGATATATACCGGCGCTCCACAGAATACGCGCCGCAAACCGATTGAATCGATGTACTTGGAGGAAGGCAAGCAATTAATGAAGGAAAGCGGCTTTGAAGAGATTGTTGTGCATGCGCCTTACATCATCAATCTCGGATCGTACAAGCCCAATACATTTGAGCTTGCCGTCAGCTTTTTGCAGGAGGAGATCCGCCGGACGCATGCCATCGGCGTGAAGAACATCGTTTTGCATCCGGGTGCCTTTACCGATAAGGATGCGGCATACGGGATTGACCGGATCGCCGAAGGCCTTAATGAGGTGCTGAACGGTACCGACCAAACCGAGGTTCATATCGCGCTGGAAACGATGGCCGGCAAAGGCACGGAAATGGGCCGGACCTTTGAAGAAATTGCCCGCATCATCGAGAAAGTGAAGCAGGACGAGCGACTGACAATTTGTATGGATACATGCCATATTCATGATGCCGGATACGATATCGTCAATGATATCGACGGCGTGCTGGAAGATTTTGACCGCATTGTCGGCCTGGAGCGCATTAAGGTCGTTCATATCAATGACAGCAAAAACCCGCTCGGCGCAGCCAAGGACCGTCATGCCCCGATCGGATCGGGCTGGATCGGTTTTGACGCGATCAACAAGGTCGTACACCACGAAAAGCTCGCAGGCCGCCCGTTTATTCTGGAAACGCCTTGGATTGGCAAGGATGCCAAAACGCAGCGCCCGATGTACGAAATCGAAATCGCGCTTCTGCGCGGCAGCGTGTCGGAACGTTTCGGAGCCGAATTTATGAATCAGGTGGAAGACCTGCATGCATTTTATGCGAAGCAGGACATCGACCCTCGCCAATACGTGCTGGATGTCTGGTCTCTGCTTAAAAACGACGCCAAAGCGAAAAAGGCGGATTCCCGCGAGCCTCTGGAACGCCTGTATGATATGGTTGCCGAAGCCAATTTGTTCCCGGATCTGAGCGAGGAGCAAATCAATCAGCGCCTGATCGCTTGTCTGGCAGGCAAAGACGCTTTGAAATGA
- a CDS encoding DUF2621 domain-containing protein: MYSSLGVRLLSSSVPSNMFMNSMVVWAFILLGSMSIGGYFMIRKFLKVLPKNDGRSKLDWQNHWVEASRHLWTDETKAFLDKLVKPVPGPFRDIARHSIAAEIGRIALEERATEVTQDHCIKGYISATPKRDNKFLVAFLNKNQIDYKPYEHLMQK, encoded by the coding sequence ATGTACAGCTCTTTGGGCGTGAGGCTGCTGTCCTCTTCCGTGCCCTCGAATATGTTTATGAATTCCATGGTGGTCTGGGCGTTCATTCTGCTCGGATCTATGTCCATCGGCGGATATTTCATGATTCGCAAATTCCTGAAAGTTCTGCCAAAAAACGACGGCAGATCCAAGCTCGATTGGCAGAACCACTGGGTTGAAGCCAGCCGCCACCTATGGACGGATGAAACCAAAGCATTTTTGGACAAACTGGTTAAACCTGTGCCCGGACCATTCCGGGACATCGCCAGACATTCCATCGCTGCTGAAATCGGCAGAATCGCATTGGAAGAAAGAGCGACGGAGGTAACCCAGGACCACTGCATAAAAGGTTATATTTCCGCAACGCCGAAACGGGACAATAAATTCCTTGTCGCTTTTCTGAACAAAAACCAGATCGATTACAAACCTTATGAACATCTGATGCAAAAATAG
- a CDS encoding TIGR01777 family oxidoreductase, which translates to MKIAICGGTGFIGQVLAAYLLKQGHQVTILTRNVPATVPVGFSYLTWQQVEATPDLLAGTEAIVNLAGSSLNQRWTAKGKKSIIDSRMTTVRATAKLVQALHPKPEVVVQASAIAIYGTSLTETFTEDSPHHVVDFPSSVVKEWEDAADQIRDVRQVKLRTGVVLGNNGGAYPLMKLPYMLGVGGKIGSGKQWVSWIHLHDMIRLIEFCINRSDVVGPVNATAPEPVTNDEFGQIIGRVYHRPHWFPVPSFIMRTILGELSLIILEGQRVIPDKLLKHGFRFEYPKLPQALQDLRTNQAERKV; encoded by the coding sequence ATGAAAATCGCAATTTGCGGCGGAACGGGCTTTATTGGACAAGTGCTTGCTGCGTATTTGCTGAAACAGGGACATCAAGTAACCATCCTTACCCGCAATGTCCCTGCCACTGTCCCCGTCGGTTTCTCCTATTTGACCTGGCAGCAAGTTGAAGCAACGCCTGATCTGCTTGCAGGCACGGAAGCCATTGTCAACCTTGCAGGATCCTCCCTCAATCAACGCTGGACGGCCAAGGGTAAGAAAAGCATCATTGATTCACGCATGACAACGGTCCGGGCCACAGCCAAACTTGTTCAAGCGCTGCATCCAAAGCCGGAGGTCGTTGTTCAAGCATCGGCCATCGCCATATACGGCACATCGCTCACCGAAACCTTCACTGAAGACAGCCCGCATCATGTCGTCGATTTCCCTTCGTCAGTCGTAAAGGAATGGGAGGATGCAGCGGATCAAATCCGGGATGTGCGTCAAGTAAAGCTGCGGACCGGCGTTGTGCTTGGAAATAACGGCGGGGCTTATCCTCTTATGAAATTGCCCTACATGCTAGGAGTCGGCGGCAAAATAGGCAGCGGCAAGCAGTGGGTATCCTGGATTCATCTGCATGATATGATCCGATTAATCGAATTTTGCATTAACCGATCTGATGTAGTCGGACCGGTTAACGCCACTGCTCCGGAGCCTGTAACCAATGACGAGTTTGGACAAATAATCGGCCGTGTCTATCATCGCCCGCATTGGTTTCCGGTGCCTTCGTTTATAATGCGGACCATTTTGGGCGAGCTTTCCCTCATCATCTTGGAAGGGCAGCGCGTCATCCCGGACAAGCTGCTAAAGCATGGCTTCCGCTTCGAATATCCTAAGCTACCGCAAGCTCTCCAGGATCTAAGGACAAATCAGGCGGAACGAAAGGTATAA
- a CDS encoding DUF6382 domain-containing protein, producing MLGLTRDFIQQGGTFMVLSDGAGIRSEELSKVEVSMISASKIPHLLPLYIKEVDLQVTLRYAITDKRMLSHMLKSEKINMTEYYGLLLQVAEALEESGKYMLEPAKYSLDENYMFVDGSLQAGTLYLTYIPLERAEGAAVNERLKELVTRFMASVTELSGGGVQQLLQYTSSEAFTLGGFRKLLLRLLSGEDNVLGESVWSGKPAQAAASERSGRAAHASFPGQYGEAAHASSLHGGAAYATLPDRKGGTVHAQISDPSRLQLHVPTANRDGRAAGAARADSYADGRCGEPGQPRPEWFGTSKGRSEPTGSGLQADHASDRATFHGQSAAVSDDTPISKQNRGRDGEQSAFDFFRSRDGFLGRSEESKSDEEAEAQSASSRKIYVALGCLLAAALVWRMAYMPAPSSGKMMLCLLLTIILAVVAGMAWKGKLFASKRGDISSASFDELPDFGSIELSSEGKRNQKRSRFEVEQLTGFFRGGWKKGKRPEDEENDPEPEWKWKFPPAESERKGMSSSVSSVAAVPEPENALAAVLNQRMWEHLGISDTAGEEMDGRDYYGQLGMKTEMLKPGKGGATVLLSDTNSDGPRSVPTFSSPVCYLLREGEGGERAERIELRQQHFVIGRSEEVSQYVETSIGASRAHVELSRSEDGKYVIKDLGSKNGTRLGGEAMVPYKEYPIHDGDTFVIVNGRYTFRSA from the coding sequence TTGTTAGGATTAACACGTGATTTTATACAGCAGGGCGGTACCTTCATGGTGCTGTCGGACGGTGCCGGCATTCGCTCCGAAGAACTGAGCAAGGTGGAAGTGTCCATGATCTCGGCATCAAAAATCCCGCATCTTTTGCCCTTGTATATAAAAGAAGTCGATCTCCAAGTGACGCTAAGGTATGCCATTACAGATAAAAGAATGCTTTCACACATGCTCAAAAGCGAAAAAATCAATATGACCGAATATTACGGTTTACTGCTACAGGTGGCGGAAGCATTGGAGGAAAGCGGAAAATACATGCTTGAGCCCGCGAAATATAGCCTGGATGAGAACTATATGTTTGTGGATGGATCCCTTCAGGCCGGAACGCTTTATTTAACCTATATACCACTTGAACGGGCAGAGGGAGCAGCGGTCAATGAACGGTTAAAGGAGCTTGTTACCCGGTTTATGGCATCGGTTACGGAGCTGAGCGGCGGCGGGGTTCAGCAGCTGCTGCAGTACACGTCATCCGAGGCCTTTACGCTTGGCGGTTTTAGAAAACTGCTGTTGAGGCTCCTGTCTGGAGAAGATAACGTTCTTGGTGAATCCGTGTGGAGTGGAAAGCCTGCACAGGCAGCGGCTTCGGAACGAAGCGGAAGGGCGGCACATGCATCATTCCCTGGACAGTACGGTGAAGCAGCACATGCATCATCCCTGCACGGAGGAGCCGCATATGCAACTCTCCCGGATCGGAAAGGGGGGACCGTACATGCGCAAATCTCCGATCCAAGCAGGCTTCAATTGCATGTTCCCACTGCCAATCGGGATGGACGAGCTGCGGGAGCTGCCAGGGCCGATAGTTATGCGGATGGACGTTGCGGGGAACCGGGACAACCTCGCCCGGAATGGTTTGGTACCTCCAAAGGGAGATCTGAGCCGACCGGTTCAGGATTGCAAGCGGATCATGCGTCAGATAGAGCGACTTTCCACGGCCAAAGTGCAGCAGTGTCTGACGATACGCCTATATCCAAGCAAAATCGGGGCAGGGATGGAGAACAATCCGCATTCGATTTTTTCAGGAGCCGGGATGGGTTTTTGGGTCGCAGTGAGGAGTCGAAGTCCGATGAAGAAGCCGAAGCGCAGTCCGCTTCGTCCAGAAAAATTTATGTTGCTCTAGGGTGTCTGCTTGCGGCAGCTTTGGTATGGAGAATGGCATATATGCCTGCCCCAAGCAGCGGGAAAATGATGTTATGTTTGTTGCTTACCATCATCCTGGCCGTTGTTGCAGGCATGGCATGGAAAGGCAAGCTTTTTGCATCCAAACGGGGGGATATATCCTCAGCATCCTTCGATGAACTGCCTGATTTCGGTTCCATTGAGCTCTCATCGGAAGGAAAACGAAATCAGAAGCGGTCCCGTTTTGAGGTGGAGCAGCTTACCGGGTTTTTTAGGGGCGGATGGAAAAAAGGAAAACGTCCCGAAGATGAGGAGAACGATCCTGAACCGGAATGGAAATGGAAGTTCCCTCCGGCCGAGTCGGAGCGAAAGGGCATGAGCAGTTCCGTAAGTTCGGTGGCGGCTGTGCCAGAGCCGGAGAATGCGCTTGCCGCTGTGTTGAACCAGAGAATGTGGGAGCATCTCGGTATTTCGGATACCGCCGGCGAAGAGATGGATGGGCGGGATTATTACGGCCAGCTCGGGATGAAGACGGAGATGCTGAAACCGGGGAAAGGCGGTGCAACCGTGCTGCTGAGCGATACGAATTCCGATGGTCCACGGTCAGTTCCAACGTTTTCGTCTCCCGTATGCTACCTGCTTCGGGAAGGTGAGGGGGGAGAGAGGGCCGAGCGGATTGAGCTGAGACAGCAGCATTTTGTGATCGGCCGCTCCGAGGAAGTGTCGCAATACGTTGAGACCTCCATCGGAGCTTCGCGCGCGCATGTAGAGTTGAGCCGGAGCGAGGACGGAAAATATGTGATCAAGGACCTTGGATCGAAAAACGGGACACGCTTAGGGGGAGAAGCGATGGTGCCTTATAAAGAATATCCGATTCATGACGGAGATACGTTTGTAATCGTAAACGGGCGTTATACCTTTCGTTCCGCCTGA
- a CDS encoding A24 family peptidase has product MDVSIWGCMLMVIIAFITDIRTMKIPNWLTLTAMPMGLTVHTVMDGLQGLLFSLKGLAAGFVLVLLMHVIGAVGAGDVKLFGGIGAWAGTLFTVQCLIYSVLCAGAIGILILLWRRETLQRMRKAADHLAGFFMLRSFQALSAAKEKQLRFPFMLAVVPGYVITCIYAAS; this is encoded by the coding sequence ATGGATGTATCAATTTGGGGCTGCATGCTTATGGTCATCATTGCATTTATTACAGACATTAGAACAATGAAAATTCCCAATTGGCTGACATTAACGGCAATGCCGATGGGATTAACGGTCCACACGGTTATGGATGGGCTGCAGGGACTTCTTTTTTCGCTTAAGGGGCTTGCGGCAGGTTTTGTCCTGGTTCTTTTAATGCATGTGATCGGGGCGGTTGGAGCTGGCGACGTAAAACTGTTTGGCGGGATCGGCGCTTGGGCCGGAACGCTTTTTACGGTCCAATGTCTCATTTATTCCGTCCTTTGTGCCGGTGCGATAGGGATTTTGATTCTGCTGTGGAGACGGGAAACCTTGCAAAGAATGCGCAAAGCAGCGGATCATTTGGCAGGATTTTTTATGCTTAGAAGTTTTCAGGCGTTATCAGCCGCAAAAGAAAAACAGCTGCGCTTCCCGTTTATGCTTGCCGTCGTTCCCGGTTATGTTATCACTTGTATTTACGCAGCAAGTTAG
- a CDS encoding TadE/TadG family type IV pilus assembly protein, with product MRSNKRITHISSRLAWCRMIPSDQSGGRQQGSMVVEASLVLPMFIFFVLFLIYMVQMTLISTALQSTVSDTVKMVSTHIYPVALAIEQKAPETKSDGKEPAGSWSVPKLSLTDWAAQYTDTLPPPLNEWMAGAVDKVDEPLQDLKNQAAEAILDPVVKPILKPYMESRLLDYDRIHVSNIQIPNLRTRTDPYFGIVVSYELPMKVPFLDKKIVLQAKAQERLWIGETDEAGTGGEGESGQGNQVIELLEKPDPAYVGRRAKVRAKIAPGASANLSVFYKSGESTAKYLGEKQADSEGYIEWEWFVGTNTTPGTWPFVITTADGQRTEVMFTVVKG from the coding sequence ATGCGGTCAAACAAGCGGATTACTCATATTAGCAGTAGATTGGCTTGGTGCCGGATGATCCCTTCCGATCAAAGCGGAGGTAGACAGCAGGGAAGTATGGTGGTGGAAGCTTCGCTGGTCCTGCCCATGTTTATCTTTTTTGTACTTTTCCTGATTTATATGGTACAGATGACGCTGATTTCTACAGCACTGCAGAGCACGGTATCCGATACAGTCAAAATGGTTTCGACTCATATCTACCCGGTTGCGCTGGCGATTGAGCAGAAGGCGCCCGAGACAAAGAGCGACGGCAAGGAGCCCGCCGGAAGCTGGAGTGTTCCGAAGCTTTCGTTAACGGATTGGGCTGCCCAATATACGGATACGCTGCCTCCGCCATTGAATGAATGGATGGCAGGTGCGGTAGATAAAGTGGATGAACCGCTGCAGGATTTGAAAAATCAGGCGGCGGAGGCCATTCTTGATCCGGTCGTAAAGCCGATTCTTAAGCCGTATATGGAAAGCAGACTGCTTGATTACGATAGAATTCATGTCTCAAATATCCAGATTCCAAACTTAAGAACCCGAACGGATCCTTATTTCGGCATCGTGGTAAGTTATGAGCTTCCGATGAAGGTACCGTTTCTGGACAAGAAGATCGTTCTTCAGGCTAAGGCGCAGGAGCGTTTGTGGATCGGTGAAACCGACGAGGCCGGTACGGGCGGCGAAGGTGAATCGGGACAGGGCAATCAGGTTATTGAACTTTTGGAGAAGCCGGATCCGGCTTATGTCGGAAGAAGGGCGAAGGTTCGCGCGAAAATTGCGCCGGGGGCTTCGGCCAATCTGTCGGTTTTCTATAAAAGCGGTGAAAGCACCGCGAAATACCTGGGTGAGAAACAAGCCGATTCGGAAGGCTACATCGAATGGGAGTGGTTTGTGGGCACCAATACTACGCCGGGTACCTGGCCCTTTGTGATTACGACCGCGGACGGACAAAGGACTGAAGTGATGTTCACGGTTGTAAAAGGATAA
- a CDS encoding Tad domain-containing protein, whose amino-acid sequence MFAKRRPENGSVSVFLIMILAFIFAFVALFIDYSRIAALKVQSERLAHAAVRSVMSSYDPELQERYGLFAYGSHSGDQIMASVLNSSMEKGKRSDRFNVLPLELDSSGLKMDRMLGEYDIFNRGIGEEMKYKAPIDFTLEILSKFKPLSSSMKEASNTFDVLRKLQKLYDKREAALDLMLAKQKKAAQSASGIAGLLMDSYAGSIPNESLGSSRVTTGAAIAAQYDDYVSKVNEDANRGEDEKPKYGDEISAYLTNSAEIWARLGNRQSSAAESHSRLLQEAREDWKEACDLNEQMKQVIASAENRVESTGYDVVSAGGIPGISAETSGDDSETIRGLRGETDKLLLSDNLLGELKDEIDRQENESHTANRSVSEASSALAAATGPNGSSASMKYAVISARGLVDEYLRAYADPGSANRLDQAAGRLEQHRASDKQRKEKEKKSKAKLKDAANILERIKELDKKAKRYMEEYKKLQTYYEESLDFNKQQADGNHKGADMDSDPYDAGKSAMNGMDGLYGAMAGMMNGVRDELLQNEYAALYFKHFDISILKDAAKNPQAKLGDAVVDQLSVSNQELEYILYGFHNPVGNVSAAYAEIFASRLAIRTMEGLVKNSGLGHPLLVLAAAVLYGIEMAIADMITLCETGAVELSSYVKVKITYRDYLRLFLLIHSNNEKKMSRMLALIRFNTGINPAERATYASGEVKIGMKLWFLPGVMKMVGYAGGHPDEVEGNRYYAVKQADYSY is encoded by the coding sequence ATGTTCGCAAAGAGACGACCGGAGAACGGATCGGTTTCCGTGTTTTTGATTATGATTCTGGCCTTTATTTTCGCTTTTGTGGCCTTGTTTATCGATTATTCCCGCATTGCGGCCTTGAAGGTTCAAAGCGAACGTCTGGCACATGCAGCGGTCCGGTCTGTGATGTCGTCTTATGATCCGGAGCTGCAGGAGCGGTACGGTTTGTTTGCGTACGGTTCGCATAGCGGAGACCAGATCATGGCAAGCGTGCTGAATAGCAGTATGGAAAAAGGGAAACGAAGTGACCGGTTTAATGTGCTGCCGCTGGAACTTGACAGTTCCGGCTTGAAAATGGACAGGATGCTGGGCGAATACGATATTTTTAACCGCGGGATTGGAGAAGAAATGAAGTACAAGGCCCCCATTGATTTTACACTCGAAATTTTGAGCAAGTTCAAGCCTTTGTCTTCATCTATGAAGGAGGCCTCGAATACGTTTGATGTGCTTCGGAAGCTGCAGAAGCTGTACGACAAGCGGGAGGCGGCTTTGGATCTGATGCTGGCGAAACAGAAAAAAGCGGCGCAAAGCGCAAGCGGCATCGCAGGGCTTCTGATGGATTCATATGCCGGCTCGATTCCGAACGAATCCTTGGGTTCATCGCGCGTGACGACGGGGGCGGCCATTGCTGCCCAATACGATGACTATGTTAGCAAGGTTAACGAAGACGCTAATCGCGGCGAAGATGAAAAGCCGAAGTATGGTGACGAAATCAGCGCTTACCTGACAAACTCTGCAGAGATTTGGGCCCGGTTGGGAAACAGACAAAGCTCGGCTGCTGAAAGCCATTCCAGGCTGCTCCAGGAAGCGCGCGAAGACTGGAAGGAAGCCTGCGATTTAAATGAACAAATGAAGCAAGTGATTGCATCCGCCGAAAACCGCGTGGAGAGCACAGGATATGACGTGGTTTCCGCAGGGGGGATCCCGGGAATATCGGCGGAGACCAGCGGGGACGACTCGGAGACGATCCGCGGGCTGCGTGGAGAGACGGACAAACTGCTGCTTAGCGACAACCTGCTCGGTGAATTAAAAGACGAAATTGACCGTCAGGAGAATGAGTCCCATACCGCTAACCGCAGCGTTTCGGAAGCATCGTCTGCTTTGGCGGCAGCCACAGGACCTAATGGCAGCTCCGCCAGCATGAAATATGCAGTCATTTCGGCCCGCGGCTTGGTAGATGAATATTTGCGCGCGTACGCCGACCCGGGTTCGGCGAACAGGCTGGATCAGGCAGCGGGACGGCTTGAGCAGCATCGCGCTTCGGATAAACAGCGGAAGGAAAAAGAGAAGAAAAGTAAGGCCAAGCTGAAAGATGCAGCCAATATCCTTGAGCGGATCAAAGAGCTGGACAAAAAGGCGAAGAGGTATATGGAGGAGTATAAGAAGCTGCAAACCTACTACGAGGAAAGCTTGGACTTCAATAAACAACAAGCCGACGGCAATCATAAGGGGGCAGATATGGATTCCGATCCATATGATGCGGGCAAATCCGCTATGAATGGTATGGATGGGCTGTACGGAGCCATGGCGGGGATGATGAACGGAGTTAGAGATGAATTGCTGCAAAATGAATACGCCGCGTTGTACTTTAAGCATTTTGACATCAGCATACTTAAGGATGCGGCCAAAAATCCGCAGGCGAAGCTTGGAGATGCCGTTGTTGATCAACTAAGTGTTAGTAATCAGGAGTTGGAGTACATTTTGTACGGCTTTCACAACCCGGTAGGGAATGTCTCGGCAGCTTATGCCGAAATTTTCGCTTCCAGGCTTGCGATCCGTACGATGGAAGGGCTGGTCAAAAACAGCGGCCTCGGGCATCCGCTGCTGGTGCTTGCCGCGGCTGTGCTGTACGGAATTGAAATGGCCATTGCCGATATGATCACGTTATGCGAAACGGGAGCAGTGGAGCTGTCTAGTTATGTTAAAGTGAAAATCACTTATCGCGACTATCTGCGGCTGTTTTTGCTAATTCATAGCAATAATGAGAAGAAAATGTCCCGCATGTTGGCTCTGATCCGGTTCAATACCGGGATTAATCCTGCGGAAAGGGCGACCTATGCGTCAGGGGAAGTGAAGATCGGGATGAAATTATGGTTTTTGCCGGGTGTGATGAAAATGGTTGGGTATGCCGGGGGGCATCCGGACGAAGTGGAAGGAAACCGATATTATGCGGTCAAACAAGCGGATTACTCATATTAG
- a CDS encoding TadE family protein, translated as MMFSTKNSSLKNDGGSFTVEASLVLPIVLFVTMILIFFCLYVYQESFLHQTASAVAERSAYSWDNSHKEAATGAVTKGEYDSLYWRLSDDGMLGALFGWTGLSDQKQTAQLPGAEGGDRSLPTIKMNKSGSMVPPEMKGEISYRNTVLQRKTSVDLARMLSLPPLDLMLNGGSDVNTYANSTVVEPVEFIRTVDLMRYYGLKFKGSGENGQTGQGGAKRVLDALKSFMFSGK; from the coding sequence ATGATGTTTTCAACAAAAAATAGTTCATTGAAAAATGACGGGGGCAGCTTCACTGTCGAAGCTTCCCTCGTGCTTCCTATCGTTTTGTTCGTTACGATGATCCTTATCTTTTTTTGTCTGTATGTTTATCAGGAAAGCTTTTTGCATCAGACGGCTTCTGCCGTGGCGGAACGTTCCGCCTACAGTTGGGACAATAGCCACAAGGAGGCGGCGACCGGTGCTGTCACCAAAGGCGAATACGATTCATTGTACTGGAGGCTCAGCGATGACGGAATGCTTGGCGCATTGTTTGGTTGGACCGGTCTCTCGGATCAAAAACAGACTGCTCAACTGCCGGGAGCCGAAGGCGGCGACCGTTCGCTTCCTACCATAAAAATGAATAAATCCGGAAGCATGGTTCCCCCGGAAATGAAAGGAGAAATCAGCTATAGAAACACAGTTTTGCAGCGCAAAACTTCGGTGGATCTGGCTCGGATGCTGTCTCTGCCGCCGCTGGACCTCATGCTGAACGGCGGTTCGGATGTGAATACATATGCGAATTCCACCGTGGTGGAGCCGGTGGAGTTTATCCGAACAGTGGATCTGATGAGATATTACGGCTTAAAATTCAAAGGCTCGGGAGAGAATGGGCAGACCGGTCAGGGCGGGGCTAAACGGGTGCTGGATGCCCTTAAGTCTTTCATGTTTTCAGGAAAGTAA
- a CDS encoding Flp1 family type IVb pilin, with amino-acid sequence MLTLAWGKVKDFWKREDGLGMLEIILIIAVIIIIAVLFRDELLRIVKNLLNKVESKSDDVFNKK; translated from the coding sequence ATGCTGACATTGGCATGGGGGAAAGTAAAAGATTTTTGGAAGCGCGAAGACGGTTTGGGGATGCTGGAGATCATTTTGATTATCGCGGTCATTATTATCATTGCCGTGTTGTTCCGGGACGAACTGCTTCGTATCGTTAAAAATCTCTTAAATAAAGTGGAAAGCAAAAGCGATGATGTTTTCAACAAAAAATAG
- a CDS encoding type II secretion system F family protein produces the protein MKLLAVVMLVLLAGGWVVLNQIGGANYRKIAKLQMEGLRLRTLVPPMLYILDRLKLTARFPLFFFKIQRSVQKLNGQRHSAEMTLLYVGEMMCYSWLLLALGCLLTLAMGEGTGLAIGSVLGLLLPAAMVKDMHGKVQKRDHDILMELPELLNKIVLLVGAGETVQKAISHCVNQKRQEKNHPLYRELIKMADDLEGGYSFQQAFENFSKRCAVQEVSIFTTTVLLNFRRGGSDFVMALSDLSRTLWEKRKAITRTRGEQASSKLIFPMVVIFVIVIVLVGAPAFMMMNM, from the coding sequence ATGAAGCTGCTTGCTGTCGTGATGCTGGTTCTTCTGGCGGGAGGCTGGGTGGTGCTGAACCAGATCGGCGGCGCAAATTACAGAAAAATCGCCAAACTCCAAATGGAGGGACTGAGACTGAGGACACTGGTTCCCCCTATGTTGTATATTCTTGACCGATTGAAGCTTACGGCCCGGTTCCCGCTTTTTTTCTTCAAGATTCAGCGTTCGGTGCAAAAGCTGAACGGACAGCGCCATAGCGCCGAAATGACGCTTTTATATGTCGGGGAAATGATGTGCTACAGCTGGCTTTTGCTCGCTCTTGGCTGTTTGCTGACATTAGCGATGGGAGAAGGGACGGGGCTGGCCATTGGCAGTGTTTTAGGCTTGCTGCTGCCCGCAGCTATGGTCAAGGATATGCACGGCAAAGTGCAAAAGCGGGACCATGATATTTTGATGGAGCTGCCTGAGCTATTAAACAAAATCGTTTTGTTGGTTGGTGCAGGCGAGACGGTTCAAAAAGCGATCAGCCATTGCGTGAATCAGAAAAGGCAGGAGAAAAACCATCCGCTGTACCGCGAGCTCATCAAAATGGCGGATGATTTGGAAGGGGGATATTCCTTTCAGCAGGCTTTCGAAAATTTCAGCAAACGCTGCGCGGTGCAGGAGGTATCGATCTTTACGACAACCGTGCTGCTTAATTTCCGGCGGGGCGGCAGCGACTTTGTCATGGCTTTGTCGGATCTGTCCCGGACGCTGTGGGAGAAGCGCAAGGCCATTACACGTACGCGGGGGGAGCAGGCCTCTTCCAAGCTGATCTTTCCGATGGTCGTTATTTTTGTAATTGTTATTGTGCTTGTCGGAGCACCCGCATTTATGATGATGAATATGTAG